From the uncultured Trichococcus sp. genome, one window contains:
- the tkt gene encoding transketolase has translation MQNTFDQIDELAVNTVRTLSIEAVQKANSGHPGLPMGAAPMAYALWTKHLKVNPKNSKWVDRDRFVLSAGHGSSLLYSLLHLSGFAISMDDVKNFRQFGSKTPGHPEVHDTDGVEATTGPLGQGIANAVGFAMAETHLAATYNKENFPVVDHYTYFLNGDGDLMEGISHEAASLAGHLKLGKLIGLYDSNDISLDGPTSKSFTEDVAARFEAYGWQHILVKDGNDLEAISKAIEEAKAETEKPTLIEIKTIIGFGAPDAGTHKVHGAPLGAEGVSFAKKVYGCSDEAFCVPAEVAARFEETTIAEGQKAEAAWTEMFDGYKAAYPELAHTFETAMAGELPEGWQETLPVYEVGSAAKASRVTSAESIQALSEAVPYFWGGSADLSSSNNTMIKEASDFESGNYAGRNIWYGVREFAMAAIMNGIVLHGGTRTYVGTFFVFTDYLRPAMRLAAISHLPGTYVMTHDSIAVGEDGPTHEPVEHLSSYRGMPNLTVLRPADGNEVSAAWEIAVSSADKPTLLVLTRQNLPVLEGTKEMAREGVKKGAYVLSPQQGETPAGILIATGSEVNLAVEAQKQLREAGVDVSVVSMPSFDLFEAQDAAYKEQVLPGAVRNRMSIEMGATFGWERYVGLDGLAYGIDTYGASGNGNTVMAEFGFTTEKVVAAYQAKFVN, from the coding sequence ATGCAAAATACATTTGATCAAATCGACGAGTTAGCGGTGAATACCGTACGTACACTTAGCATCGAGGCTGTACAAAAAGCAAATTCAGGGCATCCCGGGTTACCGATGGGGGCAGCGCCAATGGCCTATGCTTTATGGACAAAGCATTTAAAAGTCAACCCTAAAAACAGCAAATGGGTAGACCGTGATCGTTTCGTCCTATCTGCTGGACACGGATCTTCATTATTGTACAGCTTATTGCATTTATCCGGCTTCGCTATAAGCATGGACGACGTGAAGAACTTCCGTCAATTCGGCAGCAAAACACCCGGACACCCGGAAGTGCATGACACGGACGGCGTGGAAGCGACGACTGGTCCTTTGGGACAAGGGATTGCGAATGCGGTCGGGTTCGCGATGGCAGAAACGCATTTGGCTGCTACTTACAACAAAGAGAATTTCCCGGTAGTGGATCACTATACGTACTTCCTGAACGGCGACGGCGATTTGATGGAAGGCATCTCCCATGAAGCGGCCAGCTTGGCAGGGCATCTGAAATTGGGAAAATTGATCGGTTTGTATGATTCCAATGATATCTCCTTGGATGGTCCGACTTCGAAATCCTTCACGGAAGACGTTGCTGCCCGTTTCGAAGCCTACGGTTGGCAACATATCCTGGTCAAGGACGGCAATGATTTGGAAGCCATCTCGAAAGCCATCGAAGAAGCGAAAGCTGAAACCGAAAAACCGACTTTGATCGAAATCAAAACCATCATCGGCTTTGGTGCTCCTGACGCAGGAACGCATAAAGTCCATGGCGCTCCATTGGGAGCGGAAGGCGTTTCTTTCGCGAAAAAAGTCTACGGCTGTTCGGATGAAGCTTTCTGTGTACCTGCTGAAGTGGCAGCCCGTTTCGAGGAAACAACGATTGCAGAAGGCCAAAAAGCGGAAGCGGCATGGACAGAGATGTTCGATGGCTACAAAGCGGCTTATCCAGAGTTGGCTCACACATTCGAAACAGCGATGGCAGGTGAATTGCCTGAAGGCTGGCAAGAAACATTACCGGTTTATGAAGTGGGCAGCGCAGCCAAAGCAAGCCGTGTAACCAGTGCGGAATCCATCCAAGCATTGAGTGAAGCTGTACCTTACTTCTGGGGCGGTTCTGCGGACTTATCTTCTTCAAACAACACAATGATCAAAGAAGCGTCTGATTTTGAGTCCGGCAACTATGCAGGAAGAAATATTTGGTACGGTGTGCGCGAATTCGCGATGGCCGCTATCATGAACGGCATCGTGCTGCATGGCGGAACCAGAACGTATGTAGGAACATTCTTCGTCTTCACTGACTACTTGCGTCCAGCGATGCGTTTGGCTGCCATTTCGCACTTGCCAGGCACTTACGTGATGACGCATGACTCAATCGCGGTCGGCGAAGACGGCCCGACACATGAGCCGGTGGAACACTTATCCAGCTACCGCGGTATGCCGAATTTGACAGTTCTGCGTCCGGCTGACGGCAACGAAGTCAGCGCGGCATGGGAAATTGCTGTGTCTTCAGCGGACAAACCAACGCTGTTGGTGCTGACGCGCCAAAACTTACCTGTTTTGGAAGGCACAAAAGAAATGGCCCGCGAAGGCGTGAAGAAGGGCGCTTACGTTCTTTCGCCGCAACAAGGCGAAACGCCTGCAGGCATCCTGATCGCAACCGGTTCGGAAGTGAACTTGGCTGTGGAAGCTCAAAAACAATTGCGTGAAGCGGGAGTGGACGTATCTGTCGTCTCCATGCCGAGTTTCGATCTGTTCGAAGCCCAGGATGCGGCCTACAAAGAGCAAGTCCTGCCTGGTGCAGTCCGCAACCGCATGTCCATCGAAATGGGCGCGACCTTCGGTTGGGAACGTTATGTCGGCCTGGATGGCCTAGCTTACGGCATCGATACTTACGGCGCAAGCGGAAATGGGAACACGGTGATGGCTGAGTTCGGCTTTACGACCGAAAAAGTGGTTGCGGCCTATCAAGCGAAGTTCGTAAATTAA
- a CDS encoding L-ribulose-5-phosphate 4-epimerase: protein MTYTELKKRVLEANLSLPAYGLVKFTWGNVSEIDREKQIIAIKPSGVEYADMTVEDIVVVDMDGNVVEGSLKPSSDLDTHLELYRNFKDIGGVVHTHSPWATTLAQGGAEIPAYGTTQGDYFYGTIPCTRRMTSEEIAGSYELETGKVIVETFAAIDENQVPGVLVHSHGPFAWGKDAFEAVHNMVVMEEVAMMSWRNRVMNPGIKSMQQELLDKHFLRKHGPGAYYGQVKEEPHDLHVGNL, encoded by the coding sequence ATGACATACACTGAACTGAAAAAAAGAGTGCTGGAAGCTAACCTGTCGCTGCCAGCATACGGGCTGGTGAAATTTACCTGGGGCAATGTTTCCGAAATAGACCGCGAAAAGCAAATCATCGCAATCAAGCCATCCGGGGTCGAATATGCGGATATGACTGTTGAAGACATCGTTGTCGTCGATATGGACGGAAATGTAGTGGAAGGCAGCCTGAAACCCTCTTCGGATTTGGATACGCATCTTGAACTTTACCGGAATTTCAAGGATATCGGCGGCGTGGTCCATACGCATTCACCATGGGCAACCACTTTGGCGCAAGGGGGAGCAGAGATTCCGGCTTATGGGACGACGCAAGGGGATTACTTCTACGGAACGATCCCTTGCACCCGCCGGATGACGAGTGAAGAAATCGCGGGATCCTACGAACTGGAAACCGGCAAAGTCATCGTCGAAACTTTTGCAGCCATCGATGAGAATCAAGTTCCGGGCGTGCTGGTCCACAGTCATGGGCCCTTCGCTTGGGGGAAGGATGCCTTCGAGGCGGTCCACAATATGGTCGTCATGGAAGAAGTTGCCATGATGTCCTGGCGCAACCGCGTCATGAATCCGGGGATCAAAAGTATGCAGCAGGAACTGTTGGACAAACATTTTCTTCGAAAACACGGTCCGGGAGCCTACTACGGACAGGTCAAGGAGGAGCCTCATGACTTACACGTTGGGAATCTATGA
- a CDS encoding L-ribulose-5-phosphate 3-epimerase, with protein MTYTLGIYEKSMPGNLSWKEKLTIAKNAGYDFLEMSVDETDEKLARIEWSKQERKELVDAMYEVGLPIRSMCLSGHRKYPLGSHDPLIRAKSLEIMEKAIDLADDLGIRIIQLAGYDVYYEDGDQQTKEYFIENLQKAVDMASKKGILLGFETMETPFMNTVEKAMEYVDIIQSPYLQVYPDTGNLKNASLSCANSVCEDIQTGRGHMVAAHLKETIPGHFREIPFGTGHVSFEETIKTMWKEGVRRFVAEFWYTGQENWLEDIQFAHTFLRGKFQQVGH; from the coding sequence ATGACTTACACGTTGGGAATCTATGAAAAATCGATGCCGGGCAATCTGAGTTGGAAGGAAAAGCTTACGATCGCCAAAAATGCCGGCTATGATTTTTTGGAAATGAGTGTCGATGAAACAGACGAGAAACTGGCACGGATCGAATGGAGCAAACAAGAGCGCAAAGAACTTGTGGATGCCATGTATGAGGTCGGGCTGCCGATCCGCTCCATGTGCCTCAGCGGCCATCGGAAATATCCGCTAGGTTCCCATGATCCGCTCATCCGGGCAAAAAGTTTGGAGATCATGGAAAAAGCCATCGATTTGGCGGATGATTTGGGAATCCGCATCATCCAATTGGCAGGCTACGATGTCTATTATGAAGACGGTGATCAGCAGACCAAGGAATATTTCATCGAAAATCTGCAGAAAGCCGTCGATATGGCAAGTAAAAAAGGCATCCTGTTGGGTTTCGAGACGATGGAAACGCCGTTTATGAACACCGTTGAGAAGGCGATGGAATATGTGGACATCATCCAATCGCCGTATCTGCAGGTTTATCCGGACACAGGGAATTTGAAGAACGCTTCCTTGTCCTGCGCGAATTCCGTCTGTGAAGATATCCAAACGGGCAGGGGACATATGGTTGCAGCACATCTGAAGGAAACAATCCCGGGTCATTTCCGTGAAATCCCCTTCGGTACGGGACATGTATCTTTCGAGGAAACAATCAAAACAATGTGGAAAGAAGGCGTCCGCCGCTTCGTTGCTGAATTCTGGTACACCGGACAAGAAAATTGGCTGGAAGATATCCAGTTCGCCCACACTTTCTTAAGAGGGAAATTTCAACAAGTTGGCCATTAA
- a CDS encoding cupin domain-containing protein, producing MSKNEEVKKGVIFPIGDQNTAYAQYFIGQSYFNSLVADPEVAVGVGNVTFEPGCRNNWHIHHDGYQILLVTGGEGWYQEDGKPAQSLKPGDVIVTHDGVKHWHGAAKDSWFEHIAITAGKPEWLEPVADELYEGLHH from the coding sequence ATGTCCAAAAACGAAGAAGTAAAAAAAGGCGTCATCTTCCCGATCGGGGATCAAAACACAGCTTACGCGCAGTACTTTATCGGCCAAAGCTATTTTAATTCACTGGTGGCCGATCCCGAAGTGGCTGTCGGCGTCGGCAATGTGACCTTTGAACCAGGTTGCCGCAACAACTGGCATATCCATCACGACGGCTACCAAATCCTATTGGTCACAGGCGGAGAGGGCTGGTATCAGGAAGACGGAAAACCCGCCCAATCATTGAAGCCTGGGGATGTCATCGTTACCCATGACGGCGTGAAACACTGGCACGGGGCCGCCAAGGACAGCTGGTTCGAGCACATCGCCATCACCGCCGGAAAACCGGAATGGCTGGAACCCGTTGCTGATGAGTTGTATGAGGGTCTGCATCACTAA
- a CDS encoding PTS sugar transporter subunit IIB, with amino-acid sequence MKVLAACGSGMGSSQIIKMKITNVFKKLDIPLEIHHCAVSEAKTLAPNYDVVVCSNSLLDVFKNVDQSKTKIIGLKNLLSEKEIEEKVREIVLGE; translated from the coding sequence ATGAAAGTATTAGCAGCATGCGGAAGCGGAATGGGTTCAAGCCAAATCATCAAGATGAAAATTACGAATGTCTTCAAAAAATTAGATATCCCTTTGGAGATCCACCATTGTGCGGTTTCTGAAGCAAAAACACTGGCTCCGAACTACGATGTGGTTGTTTGTTCGAACTCGCTCTTGGACGTATTCAAAAATGTGGACCAAAGCAAAACGAAAATTATTGGGTTGAAAAATCTCTTGTCCGAAAAAGAGATCGAAGAAAAAGTCCGCGAAATCGTCTTGGGCGAATAG